The Klebsiella aerogenes KCTC 2190 region TGCAGATTGACGAATGGCGCGGGCTCTACTTCTTTGAGCTCGGCCTGGCGCTGGTGTCGCTCGCCTGCGTCATCGCGCTGAAACTGCCGCCCAGCGACCGCAAAAAGGTGTTTGAGAAGAAGGACTTTATTACCTTCTTCCTACTGGCTCCCGGTATGGCTTTAGTCTGCGCGGTCCTGTCGCTGGGCCGTCTGGACTGGTGGTTTGAGGCGCCGTGGCTTGGCTGGTCGCTGGCGGGAGCGGTGGTGCTGATCGTTTCGGCTATCGCCTTCGAGCATAATCGCACTAACCCGCTGCTTAACACCAAATGGCTTTCCAGCGGCAGTATCCTTCGTCTGGGACTGATTATGTTGCTGATTCGCATCGTACTGGCGGAACAGAATACCGGGGTCATCGGTTGGCTGCAGTACGTCGGCTTGCAAAACGAGCAGATGACCAACCTGGCATGGTCGATTTTCGCCGGTATCGTCTGCGGTATCGTCGCCAGTTGCCTGACGCTTAACCCGCAGCGCCTCTACTGGCCCACCGCGACCGCGCTGGCGTTGATTATGATTGCGTCATTGCTTGATAGCCAGTCCACTGCCCTGACCCGTCCGGAACAGTTGATGTTCAGCCAGTTTTTACTAGGCTTCGGCAGCGCCTTCTTCCTCGCGCCGGCCATGCTGGCGGGAATTGGCGGGGTGATTGCCGACCAGCGGAATCTGGTCAGCTTCTCGGTTCTGTTTGGCATGAGCCAAAATATCGGCGGCCTGCTCGGCTCAGCTATCCTCGGTACTTTTCAGACCTGGCGCGAAAAATTTCATTCCAGCCAGTTGGCCGATCAGATAACCACGCTAAACCCGCTGATCGTCGAGCGACTGCAGCAGTATAGCCAGATGTACCAAAGCCAGATTGGCGACAGCACGCTATTGAACGTGCAGGCTACCACGCTGCTGCAAAACGCCTCGACGCTACAGGCCAATATTCTCGCCTACAATGACACTTATCTCCTGACGGCGGCGATCTCTGCCGCAACGCTGGTGTGGATTTTCTGGCGCTTAATCAGATTGCGAATCACCGCCCGTATCGCGTTAAAACGCGCAACCGGCAACAAATAATAAGATAATTTTTACTCTGGAGTGGTTATGAGTCAGCAGGACGCGGCCAGGCAACAGGCCAATACCCGAAACAACATCCGCGTGGTGTCTATTTTTACCGCCGCGGCGATCGGCATCGTCGGCGTATTGGTTATTCTTTACGCCTGGCAGTTGCCCCCTTTCACCCGGCATAGTCAGTTTACCGATAACGCTTACGTGCGTGGTCAGACGACGTTTATCAGCCCGCAGGTTAACGGGTATATCACCGCGGTGAACGTCAAAGATTTCGATACCGTTCAGCCGGGACAGGTGCTGTTCCAGATTGACGATCGCATCTATAAACAGCGGGTGCACCAGGCGCAGGCAACGTTGGCGATGAAACAGGCGGCGCTGAAAAACAACCAGCAGCAGCGGAAAAGCGCCGAAGCGACGATCGTCAAAAACGAGGCCGCCTTGCAAAACGCCCGCGCGCAGAATCAGAAAACCCAAGCCGATTTAAAACGCGTACAGGAACTCACCGCGGACGGTTCGTTATCCATTCGCGAACGCGACTCTGCGCGGGCCAGCGCGGCTCAAGGCGCAGCCGATATCGAACAGGCGAAAGCCACACTGGAGATGTCGCGCCAGGATCTGCAGTCCACTATCGTCAATCGCGATTCGCTGGAGGCCGATGTGGCCAGCGCCAAAGCGGCGCTGGAGCTTGCCGAAATCGACCTGCAGAATACGCGGATTATCGCCCCGACGGCCGGGCAACTGGGGCAGATCTCCGTACGCCTCGGCGCCTATGTCAGCGCCGGTACGCATTTGACCTCGCTGGTACCGCCTCAGCACTGGGTTATCGCCAACCTGAAAGAGACACAGCTCGCCGAGGTGCGCGTCGGCCAGCCGGTCACCTTCTCGGTCGATGCGTTGAACAGCGAAACCTTCCACGGCAAAGTACAAAGTATTTCGCCAGCAACCGGCGTCGAATTCAGCGCGATCTCGCCGGATAACGCGACCGGCAACTTTGTCAAAATCGCCCAACGGATCCCTGTCCGTATCGCGGTCGATGAGGGGCAGAAAAACAGCTATCGTCTGCGTCCGGGGATGTCGGTGCAGGTGACGATTGATACCCGCGCGGAGAATAAACAATGATCCGCCCGTTAACCCTTGCCGTGGCGCTGGCGCTGGTCGGTTGTCAGTCTGCCGATGTACCACGTGCGGAGCCCACGCTGGCGATCCCGGCCGCCTGGCGTGCCGATGTGGGTCCTTCCAGCCCGGTGGAAGGCGTGTGGTGGCGCAATTTTCACGATAGCGCGCTTAATCAGTATGTCGATCGGGCGTTGCGCTACAACAGCGACGTCCTGATCGCCCGCGAGCGGGTTAACGAGTATCAGGCGCGCGCGTACGCTGCTGATAGCAGCTTATTCCCCTCGCTTGATGCCAGCCTGACCGGTACCCGCGCTCGCGCACAGTCCGCCGCGACCGGTCTGCCCATCCACAGCACGCTGTACAAAGGGGGCCTGACCGCCAGCTATGACGTCGATATTTGGGGGGCCAACCGCAGCGCCGCCAGCGCCGCCGAAGCCAGCCTTGAAGCGCAGAAAGCCGCTGCCGCTGCCGCTAATCTGACCGTGGCGACATCGGTCGCCGTCGGCTACGTCACCTTGTTGTCATTAGACGAGCAGTTGCGGGTCACCCGCCAAACGCTGAAATCGCGAGAAGATGCGTGGAATCTGGCTAAACGGCAGTATGAAACCGGCTATACCTCGCGCCTGGAACTCATGCAGGCGGATTCCGAACTGCGCTCGACGCGGGCGCAGATCCCGCCATTGCAGCATCAAATCGCGCAACAAGAGAACGCCCTGAGCGTTCTCTTGGGCGACAATCCCGGTGCGGTAAAACGTAACGAGTTCGCACAACTTAGCCCGCTACGCCTGCCCTCACAGCTACCCTCGACGCTAATGAGCCGCCGTCCGGACATTGTGCAAGCTCAACGCCAACTGGTGGCCGCTGATGCCACCCTTGCGTCGTCGCAGGCGCAGTTGCTGCCTTCCATCAACCTGACCGCCACCGGCAGCCTGCAGGACAGAACGCTGCCGGATCTGCTCGACAACCCGCTGCGGTTATGGAGCCTTGGCGGCAGTATTCTGGCGCCGTTACTCAACCGCCAGGCGCTAAATGCGCAGGTTGATGTCTCGATGGCCCAGCGCAATCAGGCGTTATACGGATATGAGAAAACCGTACGCGGCGCGTTCAAAGAGGTGAACGATAGCCTGGATGCCATCAGCCGCTACGGCGAACAGTTAAGCGAGCTCCAGGAGCAGGAATCGGTCGCCGCAGAAACGTTGCGTATCGCGCAGAACCGCTATCGTAACGGCTATTCTTCTTATCTGGACGTGTTGGATGCGCAAAGAACGTTGTTCTCCACTCAATTAAGCGTGGTGCAGGTGAAAAATAATCTTCTGCTGGCGCAGATTGATTTGTACCGGGCGCTGGGAGGCGGCTGGTCTGACTCATCAGGGAGCTAAATGGGGAAGCGTCATATGCAACAACAGTGGTCGGCAGTAGACAATTATTTGATTGAGGCCTTAATCCCCGGCGATCCTATGCTCGATCGGGTACTGGAAAACAACCATCGAGCCGGGCTGCCGGCACACGATGTCGCCGCCAATCAGGGGCAGTTTCTCGCCCTGCTGGTAAGGCTTACCCAGGCTAAGCGGATACTGGAGATCGGTACTCTCGGCGGCTATAGCACCATCTGGATGGCGCGCGAGCTTCCTGCCGACGGCCAACTACTCACGCTGGAGGCCGACGCGCATCATGCCCTGGTGGCGCGGGAGAATCTGCAGCTGGCGGGCGTTGACCAGCGGGTCACGCTGCGGGAGGGGCCGGCGCTACAGTCTCTGGAGGCGCTTGGCGAATGTCCCGCTTTCGACCTGATCTTCATCGATGCCGATAAGCCGAATAATCCCCATTATCTGCGCTGGGCGCTACGTTATTCCCGCCCAGGAACCTTAATTATTGGCGATAACGTGGTACGCGACGGTGAAGTGGTCAACCCACAGAGCGCCGACGAGCGCGTTCAGGGCGTGCGTCAATTCATTGAGATGATGGGCGCCGAGCCACGGTTGACGGCAACGGCGCTGCAGACCGTGGGCACTAAAGGCTGGGACGGCTTTACTCTGGCGTGGGTAAACGCTTAAGCGAGTAGCCCCGGTAAGCGCAGCGCCACCGGGGACAACCAGCCAGGCTACGGCGTAATTTGCTCCATCGCCTGCAACACGCGTTTGTCCGAGATCGGATACGGGGTACCCAACTGCTGAGCAAAGAAGCTGACGCGCAGCTCTTCGATCATCCAGCGGATCTCCTGTACGTCGTCGTCATCGCGGCGATTCGGCGGCAGCTTATTCAACCACTGCTGCCACGCCTGTTGCACGCTCTCGACTTTTAGCATCTGCGCGCGGTCACGATGCGGGTCGATTGCCAGTTTCTCAAGACGCTTTTCAATTGCCTGCAGATAACGCAGCGTATCGCCGAGGCGGCGGAAACCGTTGCCGGTAACAAAGCCGCGATAAACCAGACCCGCCATCTGCGCTTTAATATCCGACAGCCCCAGGGCCATCGTCATATCTACCCGCCCTTTCAGACGCTTATTGATGTTAAATACCGCCGTCAGGATCTGCTCGACCTGCTTCGCGATATCGACCACCGTGTCGTTCAGTTCGGCGCGCACTTTATCGTGCAGTTTACTAAAGCCCTCTTCGGTCCACACCGGGCCGCCGGCTTCATCGATAAGCTTGTCAACACCACAGGAGATGCAGTCGTCAATCAAATCCAGCACCTTGCCATAAGGGTTGAAATAGAGTCCCAATTTGGCTTTGTTGGGCAGTTTCTCGTGCAGATACTTAATCGGCGACGGAATATTGAGCAACAGTAAACGGCGCAGACCACGCCACATCGCCTGCTGCTGTTCCTGTGGATTATCAAACAGTTTGATGGCAACGCTGTCACGCTCGTCCACCAGCGCCGGCCAGGCTTTCACCTTATAATTACCGCGCTTCTGTTCGTAACTCTCCGCCAGGGTGCCGAAACTCCAGATATGCAGCCCGCTCTGTTCAATACCATCGTCGGCCACCGCCGATAACGTCTCCTGAACTTTACCTTTGAGCGCGTCTTTTAAGACCTGCAGAGAGCGTCCTTCCTGCAGTTTCTTATTTTTGTCATCCACCACCCGGAAAGTGATTTTCAGGTGATCGGGCACCTGATCCCACTGCCAGGATTCGCGGTCGATGGTCACGCCGGTCATTTTACGCAGCTCACGCTCCAGCGAATCCAGTAGCGGCAACGCCAGCGGCGACGCGCGGCCTAAAAATGCCTCGGCGTAATTAGGCGCCGGGACGAAATTACGCCGAACGGGTTTCGGCAACGATTTGATTAATGCGATGACCAGCTCGCGACGCAGGCCAGGGATCTGCCATTCAAACCCGGCTTCCTCTACCTGGTTGAGCAGCGGCAGCGGAATATGAACCGTTACGCCATCAGCATCCGCACCAGGTTCAAACTGATAGCTAAGACGCAGTTTAAGATTGCCCTGATGCCAGAAATTCGGGTAGTCCAGTTTACTGACCTGCTCCGCCCCCTCTTTAATCAGCATGCTCTTTTCAAAATTGAGCAAGTCTGGCGTTTCACGGCTGGCCTGCTTCCACCACTTATCAAAGTGGCGAGCGGAGATAACATCGTGGCTAATGCGCTGGTCGTAAAACTCGAACATCGTCTCGTCATCC contains the following coding sequences:
- a CDS encoding MFS transporter, with the protein product MPRREANPYVPHDWAPHEKPAMLGSPSTPIHSTPKRVAYGIVGLLVCLTGALGNAVVTANLQLLQGTFAAWSTEIAWLPAVYVMTNVSINLLLVKFRQQFGLRAFTEGFLVLYVLVTFFHLFVNDLSSAMMVRAAHGMVAAALSSLGIYYQVQAWPARHRLKALTIGITGSSLAIPLARLFSTELLQIDEWRGLYFFELGLALVSLACVIALKLPPSDRKKVFEKKDFITFFLLAPGMALVCAVLSLGRLDWWFEAPWLGWSLAGAVVLIVSAIAFEHNRTNPLLNTKWLSSGSILRLGLIMLLIRIVLAEQNTGVIGWLQYVGLQNEQMTNLAWSIFAGIVCGIVASCLTLNPQRLYWPTATALALIMIASLLDSQSTALTRPEQLMFSQFLLGFGSAFFLAPAMLAGIGGVIADQRNLVSFSVLFGMSQNIGGLLGSAILGTFQTWREKFHSSQLADQITTLNPLIVERLQQYSQMYQSQIGDSTLLNVQATTLLQNASTLQANILAYNDTYLLTAAISAATLVWIFWRLIRLRITARIALKRATGNK
- a CDS encoding HlyD family secretion protein, which encodes MSQQDAARQQANTRNNIRVVSIFTAAAIGIVGVLVILYAWQLPPFTRHSQFTDNAYVRGQTTFISPQVNGYITAVNVKDFDTVQPGQVLFQIDDRIYKQRVHQAQATLAMKQAALKNNQQQRKSAEATIVKNEAALQNARAQNQKTQADLKRVQELTADGSLSIRERDSARASAAQGAADIEQAKATLEMSRQDLQSTIVNRDSLEADVASAKAALELAEIDLQNTRIIAPTAGQLGQISVRLGAYVSAGTHLTSLVPPQHWVIANLKETQLAEVRVGQPVTFSVDALNSETFHGKVQSISPATGVEFSAISPDNATGNFVKIAQRIPVRIAVDEGQKNSYRLRPGMSVQVTIDTRAENKQ
- a CDS encoding efflux transporter outer membrane subunit, producing the protein MIRPLTLAVALALVGCQSADVPRAEPTLAIPAAWRADVGPSSPVEGVWWRNFHDSALNQYVDRALRYNSDVLIARERVNEYQARAYAADSSLFPSLDASLTGTRARAQSAATGLPIHSTLYKGGLTASYDVDIWGANRSAASAAEASLEAQKAAAAAANLTVATSVAVGYVTLLSLDEQLRVTRQTLKSREDAWNLAKRQYETGYTSRLELMQADSELRSTRAQIPPLQHQIAQQENALSVLLGDNPGAVKRNEFAQLSPLRLPSQLPSTLMSRRPDIVQAQRQLVAADATLASSQAQLLPSINLTATGSLQDRTLPDLLDNPLRLWSLGGSILAPLLNRQALNAQVDVSMAQRNQALYGYEKTVRGAFKEVNDSLDAISRYGEQLSELQEQESVAAETLRIAQNRYRNGYSSYLDVLDAQRTLFSTQLSVVQVKNNLLLAQIDLYRALGGGWSDSSGS
- a CDS encoding O-methyltransferase, with product MGKRHMQQQWSAVDNYLIEALIPGDPMLDRVLENNHRAGLPAHDVAANQGQFLALLVRLTQAKRILEIGTLGGYSTIWMARELPADGQLLTLEADAHHALVARENLQLAGVDQRVTLREGPALQSLEALGECPAFDLIFIDADKPNNPHYLRWALRYSRPGTLIIGDNVVRDGEVVNPQSADERVQGVRQFIEMMGAEPRLTATALQTVGTKGWDGFTLAWVNA